A stretch of Myxococcus hansupus DNA encodes these proteins:
- a CDS encoding hemerythrin domain-containing protein — protein MGSPFDSLIHQHRELEERFERLASGVDSGASRETEELLALLRFHSRLEERCLYPLLAQVAGRERCREQTEDHLTMRELMDELEALPPGHSEWQARLLTLEDLVVAHFQEEENALLPQLMTALDSLALDDLRRDLSATRMELLARPQVSHVAGAPLLDSLHWDG, from the coding sequence ATGGGCAGCCCGTTCGACAGCCTCATCCATCAGCACCGGGAGCTGGAGGAGCGTTTCGAGCGCCTGGCGTCTGGGGTGGACTCGGGGGCGTCGCGGGAAACCGAGGAGCTGCTGGCATTGCTGCGGTTCCATTCGCGTCTGGAGGAGCGCTGCCTCTACCCGTTGCTGGCGCAGGTGGCCGGGCGGGAGCGCTGCCGCGAGCAGACGGAAGACCATCTCACCATGCGAGAATTGATGGATGAGCTGGAAGCGCTGCCACCGGGTCACTCCGAGTGGCAGGCCCGTCTGTTGACACTGGAAGACCTGGTGGTGGCGCATTTCCAAGAAGAGGAGAATGCGCTGCTGCCCCAGCTCATGACTGCCCTGGATTCCCTGGCGTTGGATGACCTGCGGCGTGATTTATCGGCCACGCGGATGGAACTGCTCGCGCGCCCTCAGGTGTCCCATGTGGCGGGAGCGCCCCTCCTGGATTCACTCCACTGGGACGGTTAG
- a CDS encoding PQQ-dependent sugar dehydrogenase has translation MSLRSRLSALLLTTAVLPHAALAQAPAAPATPREPPAASRVRTEPLSPQRQQVKLDALPKPYATRSASKSPTVVPPPANATLRVPQGFAVNVYADALKEPRWMTLSPEGDVLVVESRSNRIQRLRDADQDGVAEAREPFAAEANGLNLPFGMAFNDTHFFLANTNAVKRYPYQRGQGKLTGKGEELTKLPGLGYNQHWTRNVRVAPDGKRLFVTVGSESNVDVEPSPRASVLVMGLDGKGREVFASGLRNPVGLDFHPRTGEPYSTINERDGLGDDLVPDYLTRVQQGAFYGWPYAYLSPKNVDPRRTKNGQSEQPDLVAKTVTPDVLFPSHSAALGLVFYKGTAFPERYRNGAFVAFRGSWNRSEGTGYKVVFVPFNAQGRPEGGFEDFLTGFLVDAKKPETFARPVGLLEHPDGSLLLTDDGNGRIYRIRYAK, from the coding sequence GTGTCGCTCCGCTCCCGTCTGTCCGCCCTGCTCCTCACCACCGCCGTGCTCCCCCACGCCGCGCTCGCGCAGGCCCCCGCCGCTCCCGCCACGCCGCGCGAGCCGCCCGCCGCCTCGCGCGTGCGCACCGAACCCCTGTCGCCCCAACGTCAGCAGGTGAAGCTGGACGCGTTGCCCAAACCCTATGCGACGCGGAGCGCGTCGAAGAGCCCCACCGTCGTGCCCCCACCGGCCAACGCCACGCTGCGCGTGCCCCAGGGCTTCGCCGTCAACGTCTACGCGGACGCACTGAAAGAGCCGCGCTGGATGACGCTCTCGCCCGAAGGCGACGTGCTGGTGGTGGAGAGCCGCTCCAATCGCATCCAGCGCCTGCGCGACGCGGACCAGGACGGCGTCGCCGAGGCACGCGAGCCGTTCGCCGCCGAGGCCAACGGCCTGAACCTGCCCTTCGGCATGGCCTTCAACGACACCCACTTCTTCCTGGCCAACACCAACGCGGTGAAGCGCTACCCGTACCAGCGGGGACAGGGGAAGCTCACCGGCAAGGGCGAGGAGCTCACGAAGCTGCCGGGGCTCGGCTACAACCAGCACTGGACGCGCAACGTGCGCGTGGCACCGGATGGGAAGCGCCTCTTCGTCACCGTGGGCAGCGAGAGCAACGTGGACGTGGAGCCATCACCGCGCGCCTCGGTGCTGGTGATGGGGTTGGATGGCAAGGGCCGCGAGGTCTTCGCCAGCGGCCTGCGCAACCCGGTGGGACTGGACTTCCACCCGCGCACCGGCGAGCCCTACAGCACCATCAATGAACGTGACGGCCTGGGCGACGACCTGGTGCCGGACTACCTCACCCGCGTGCAGCAGGGCGCCTTCTACGGCTGGCCCTACGCGTACCTGTCTCCGAAGAACGTGGACCCGCGCCGGACGAAGAACGGCCAGAGCGAACAGCCGGACCTGGTGGCGAAGACGGTGACGCCGGACGTGCTCTTTCCGTCGCACTCGGCGGCGCTGGGGCTCGTTTTCTACAAGGGGACGGCCTTCCCGGAGCGCTACCGGAACGGCGCCTTCGTGGCCTTCCGGGGGAGCTGGAACCGCTCCGAGGGCACCGGCTACAAGGTGGTGTTCGTGCCCTTCAACGCCCAGGGCCGGCCGGAAGGCGGCTTCGAGGACTTCCTCACGGGCTTCCTCGTGGACGCGAAGAAGCCGGAGACCTTCGCGCGGCCGGTGGGCCTGCTGGAGCACCCGGACGGGAGCCTGCTGCTGACCGACGACGGCAACGGACGCATCTACCGCATCCGTTACGCGAAGTAG
- a CDS encoding lysophospholipid acyltransferase family protein — protein MDAPLASLRRAIFRLAEQGAALSALYHRARLLGTEHLPLQGPVLLVGNHGVWGYETPAFFHLIHQSTGRYPLGLAERGFFRIPLIRTVLPWLGGVEGTRENALTALQGGALVVCYPGGARETFKRSQGRYRLCWERALGFARLAAQTGVPVVPFAGLGVDDTFRWPPGEERLCVRLSADDKYRMPLVVGMGPLPWPVRLTFAVGAPLEPPPPDASESRLRAFRDTVAASVRRLLTRSAHA, from the coding sequence ATGGACGCCCCGCTCGCCAGCCTGCGCCGAGCCATCTTCCGGCTCGCCGAACAGGGCGCCGCCCTCTCCGCCCTGTACCATCGGGCGCGACTGCTGGGCACCGAGCACCTGCCATTACAAGGTCCGGTACTGCTCGTGGGCAACCATGGCGTCTGGGGTTACGAGACGCCTGCCTTCTTTCATCTGATCCACCAGAGCACCGGCCGCTATCCGTTGGGCCTGGCGGAGCGAGGCTTTTTTCGCATTCCGTTGATCCGCACGGTGCTGCCGTGGCTGGGCGGCGTGGAGGGGACGCGGGAGAACGCGCTCACGGCGCTCCAGGGTGGCGCGCTGGTCGTCTGTTATCCAGGAGGCGCTCGGGAGACCTTCAAACGCAGCCAGGGCCGCTACCGGCTGTGCTGGGAGCGGGCGCTGGGCTTCGCGCGGCTCGCGGCCCAGACAGGCGTGCCGGTGGTGCCCTTCGCCGGACTGGGCGTGGATGACACCTTCCGGTGGCCCCCTGGCGAGGAGCGTCTGTGCGTGCGCCTGTCCGCCGATGACAAATACCGGATGCCGTTGGTGGTGGGCATGGGCCCCCTGCCCTGGCCCGTGCGGCTCACCTTCGCAGTGGGCGCGCCCCTCGAGCCACCACCGCCGGACGCCAGCGAATCCCGCCTCCGGGCCTTCCGCGACACCGTGGCCGCCAGCGTGCGGCGGCTGCTCACGAGGTCCGCGCATGCTTGA
- a CDS encoding ABC-three component system protein, translated as MIHRLFSDLPTFKSLHLHSGLNVLLADKSPGATDRQTRNGAGKTSFVDLIHFLLGARSAPRSTFRLDPLKDSSFGMEFDLRGHNIVVRRSGADSARIQLEGVPPSWGVPEEVSNEAWKALLGPAMFGLPPADSGKAAPSFRELMAYFARRQLDGGFTAPTKSSSVQQTGSQQTAVTYLLGLDWSIPQEWQRVREQEASLKELKKASGEGPLSPILGSAATLRTQLALAEERARKLRGAIASFQVHAQYHELEKEASRLTRDLNGLVDDNALDRQRAEELRAAVVAEAPPTPPDLERLYEEIGVHLSSAVLRRFEELQAFHDSVVRNRSSYLKSELAALEHRVEERDRKKGELDQRRSEVMEILRSHGALEHFSKLQTELSRVEAEAETLRLRYSAAEALESSRVTMALERTRLLTRLGEDYREQENVLGRAIVAFEEISRSLYEDAGSLTIKATPNGPSFEIQIHGARSKGIQNMQIFCFDMMLMRLCTERGRGPGFLVHDSHLFDGVDERQVAKALQLGARLSDELGFQYIVTMNSDAVPRDLPPGFSLDRHVLPIRLTDATEDGGLFGIRFA; from the coding sequence ATGATTCATCGCCTCTTCAGCGACTTGCCCACGTTCAAGTCCCTGCACCTGCACAGCGGGCTCAACGTGCTGCTTGCCGACAAGAGCCCGGGCGCGACCGACCGTCAGACGAGGAATGGTGCAGGCAAGACCAGCTTCGTGGACTTGATTCACTTCTTGCTGGGCGCAAGGTCGGCGCCTCGCTCCACTTTCCGCCTTGATCCCTTGAAGGACTCCTCTTTCGGGATGGAGTTCGATCTTCGCGGGCACAACATCGTCGTGCGTCGGTCCGGGGCAGATTCTGCGCGCATCCAGTTAGAAGGCGTACCTCCTTCTTGGGGTGTGCCCGAAGAGGTGTCCAACGAGGCGTGGAAGGCGCTACTCGGGCCAGCGATGTTCGGGCTGCCCCCAGCTGACTCCGGCAAGGCCGCTCCGTCATTTCGAGAGTTGATGGCCTACTTTGCCCGCCGCCAACTGGACGGTGGTTTCACCGCACCTACCAAGAGCTCCTCCGTACAGCAAACCGGTTCGCAGCAAACGGCTGTTACCTATTTGCTCGGGCTGGACTGGAGCATTCCTCAAGAATGGCAGCGAGTCCGAGAGCAGGAGGCCAGCCTCAAGGAACTTAAAAAGGCATCAGGAGAAGGCCCGCTGAGCCCGATCCTCGGCTCTGCGGCCACGCTTCGAACCCAGCTCGCGTTGGCGGAAGAGCGCGCCCGTAAACTCAGGGGGGCGATTGCGTCCTTTCAGGTGCATGCTCAGTACCACGAGTTGGAGAAAGAGGCGTCCCGCCTGACCCGAGATCTCAACGGGTTGGTGGACGACAACGCGCTCGACCGGCAGCGCGCGGAGGAACTGCGTGCCGCCGTTGTTGCAGAGGCACCGCCCACTCCGCCAGACCTTGAACGGCTTTACGAAGAAATTGGGGTCCACCTCTCCAGCGCTGTCTTGCGCCGCTTCGAGGAACTCCAGGCGTTTCATGACTCCGTGGTGCGGAACCGGAGCTCCTATCTCAAGAGCGAGCTGGCCGCCTTGGAGCATCGAGTCGAGGAGCGTGACCGCAAAAAGGGGGAACTCGACCAACGGCGTTCAGAGGTCATGGAAATCCTGCGTTCGCACGGGGCTTTGGAGCACTTCTCCAAGCTACAGACCGAGTTGTCGCGAGTAGAGGCGGAAGCGGAGACTCTGCGGCTTCGGTACTCTGCGGCGGAAGCTTTGGAGAGCAGCAGGGTGACGATGGCTTTGGAGCGCACGCGGCTGCTCACCCGGTTGGGAGAGGACTACAGAGAGCAGGAGAACGTCTTGGGAAGGGCCATCGTCGCCTTCGAAGAGATTTCCAGGTCGCTCTACGAAGACGCCGGGAGCTTGACGATCAAGGCAACGCCCAATGGTCCTTCGTTCGAGATCCAGATTCATGGTGCCAGGAGCAAGGGCATCCAGAACATGCAGATCTTCTGCTTCGACATGATGCTGATGCGCCTGTGCACGGAGCGGGGGCGCGGCCCGGGGTTCTTGGTCCACGACAGCCACTTGTTCGATGGTGTCGATGAGCGGCAGGTCGCGAAAGCTCTCCAGCTTGGGGCGAGGCTGTCCGACGAACTGGGCTTTCAGTACATCGTGACGATGAACTCGGATGCAGTGCCTCGAGACTTGCCTCCGGGCTTCTCCCTGGACCGGCACGTTCTTCCGATTCGGTTGACCGATGCCACGGAGGACGGAGGGCTTTTCGGCATCAGGTTCGCGTAG
- a CDS encoding glycoside hydrolase family 15 protein translates to MAAPIEDHALIGDTHSAALVAKDGTIDWLCWPRFDSDACFSALLGCERHGFWRITPDVPVRRVHRRYVRDTLVLETEFHTDTGAVRLCDFMPLREDTPRLVRIVEALSGEVPLHMEFAPCFGYGDRTPWARLIPGGVSTKAGPDALYLATDLPLRMERSHVLADFRVPERQQQAFVLSWHPSHLLPPRQPQAAHLLREDTLRWWRAWAHQCLHQSRWRPQVMRSLITLKALTYSPTGGLVAAPTTSLPERLGGVRNWDYRFCWLRDATLTLLTLLDAGYTQEAQSWRDWLLRAVAGEPDELQILYGLAGERRVTELELRWLPGYEGSRPVRIGNAAVSQFQLDVFGEIADCLYHALRHGVCSDDEAWDVSVHLLRFVEDHWTEPDEGIWEVRGGRQQFTHSKVMAWVAMDRMVKTAQLRGMRGAQVDHWVALRARMHAEICARGYDARRNTFTQAFGSEALDASLLLIPLVGFLPPEDPRARGTVEAIERELSYEGLVRRYHTHKTRDGLPPGEGVFLACSFWLADALAMMGREHEARERFEHLLSLCNDVGLLSEEYDPTARRMTGNFPQAFSHLALVGTAMNLARGDGPGQQRSQ, encoded by the coding sequence ATGGCGGCCCCCATCGAAGACCACGCGCTCATTGGAGATACCCACAGCGCCGCGCTGGTGGCGAAGGACGGCACCATCGACTGGCTGTGCTGGCCGCGCTTCGACTCGGACGCCTGCTTCTCCGCGCTGCTGGGCTGCGAGCGACACGGCTTCTGGCGCATCACCCCCGACGTGCCGGTGCGGCGCGTCCACCGCCGCTACGTGCGCGACACCCTCGTCTTGGAGACGGAGTTCCACACCGACACGGGCGCCGTGCGCCTCTGCGACTTCATGCCGCTGCGCGAGGACACGCCGCGGCTGGTGCGCATCGTCGAAGCGCTCTCCGGCGAGGTGCCCCTGCACATGGAGTTCGCCCCCTGCTTCGGCTACGGCGACCGCACGCCGTGGGCCCGGCTGATTCCCGGCGGCGTGAGCACCAAGGCCGGCCCGGACGCGCTCTATCTGGCCACCGACCTGCCGCTGCGCATGGAGCGCAGCCACGTGCTCGCGGACTTCCGCGTTCCGGAGCGGCAGCAGCAAGCCTTCGTCCTCTCCTGGCACCCGTCACACCTGCTCCCGCCCCGGCAGCCGCAGGCGGCCCACCTGCTGCGGGAGGACACGCTGCGGTGGTGGCGCGCCTGGGCACACCAGTGTCTCCACCAGAGTCGCTGGCGCCCGCAGGTGATGCGCTCGCTCATCACGCTCAAGGCGCTCACCTATTCGCCCACGGGCGGGCTGGTGGCCGCGCCCACCACGTCCCTGCCGGAGCGGCTGGGCGGGGTGCGCAACTGGGACTACCGCTTCTGCTGGCTGCGGGACGCCACGCTCACCCTGCTGACGCTGCTGGACGCGGGCTACACCCAGGAGGCGCAGTCGTGGCGCGACTGGCTGTTGCGCGCGGTGGCGGGTGAGCCGGACGAGCTGCAAATCCTCTACGGCCTGGCCGGCGAGCGACGCGTCACCGAGCTGGAGCTGCGGTGGCTGCCGGGCTACGAGGGCTCGCGCCCCGTGCGCATCGGCAACGCCGCCGTGAGCCAGTTCCAGTTGGACGTCTTCGGCGAAATCGCGGACTGCCTCTACCACGCGCTCCGCCACGGCGTCTGTTCGGACGACGAGGCGTGGGACGTGAGCGTCCACCTGCTGCGCTTCGTGGAGGACCACTGGACCGAGCCCGACGAGGGCATCTGGGAGGTGCGCGGCGGACGCCAGCAGTTCACCCACTCCAAGGTCATGGCGTGGGTGGCCATGGACCGGATGGTGAAGACGGCGCAGCTCCGCGGCATGCGCGGCGCCCAGGTGGACCACTGGGTGGCGCTGCGCGCGCGGATGCACGCGGAAATCTGCGCGCGGGGTTACGACGCGCGCCGCAACACCTTCACCCAGGCCTTTGGCAGCGAGGCGCTCGACGCCAGCCTGCTCTTGATTCCCCTGGTGGGCTTCCTCCCGCCCGAGGACCCTCGCGCGCGCGGCACCGTGGAGGCCATCGAGCGCGAGCTCTCCTACGAAGGCCTGGTCCGCCGCTACCACACGCACAAGACGCGGGACGGCCTGCCGCCCGGGGAAGGCGTGTTCCTGGCGTGCAGCTTCTGGCTGGCGGACGCGCTGGCGATGATGGGCCGCGAGCACGAGGCGCGCGAACGCTTCGAGCACCTGCTGAGCCTGTGCAACGACGTGGGCCTGCTGTCCGAGGAATACGACCCGACGGCGCGGAGGATGACGGGCAACTTCCCGCAGGCCTTCAGCCACCTGGCGCTGGTGGGCACCGCGATGAACCTGGCTCGCGGGGACGGCCCCGGCCAACAGCGGAGCCAGTGA
- a CDS encoding proline dehydrogenase family protein, whose product MTADTTHLSRAALHFLARKPALKDVATRLGPFRRLASRFIAGESMEEALDAVKALGAKGLMASFDHLNEAVQTPEETRAEVREYQRLLHRIDAVGVRANVSLKLTQCGLLFDEALALENARTVVAEAAARDSFVRIDMEDSSVTQVTLDIVRQLRAEFGEPHVGAVLQSALRRTEQDAEDLCAQRIRIRLCKGAYLEKPDVAFPDKRDVDASFIRSMRVLLDSGVYHGIATHDERMIEATLDHATRRGLPRGAFEFQMLYGIRRDLQERLVREGHPVRIYVPYGRHWYPYFMRRLAERPANLGFLLRNLVRG is encoded by the coding sequence ATGACCGCCGACACCACCCACCTGTCTCGCGCCGCGCTGCACTTCCTGGCCCGCAAGCCCGCCCTCAAGGATGTCGCCACCCGGCTGGGGCCCTTCCGGCGGTTGGCCTCGCGCTTCATCGCGGGCGAGTCGATGGAGGAGGCGCTGGACGCGGTGAAGGCGCTGGGCGCGAAGGGGCTCATGGCGTCGTTCGACCACCTCAACGAGGCCGTCCAGACGCCCGAGGAGACGCGCGCGGAGGTGCGTGAGTACCAGCGGCTGCTCCACCGCATCGACGCGGTGGGCGTGCGGGCCAACGTGTCCCTGAAGCTCACCCAGTGCGGGCTGCTCTTCGACGAGGCCCTGGCGCTGGAGAATGCCCGCACCGTGGTGGCCGAGGCCGCCGCCCGGGACTCCTTCGTGCGCATCGACATGGAGGACAGCTCGGTGACGCAGGTGACGTTGGACATCGTCCGCCAGCTCCGCGCCGAGTTCGGCGAGCCACACGTGGGCGCCGTGTTGCAAAGCGCCCTGCGGCGCACCGAGCAGGACGCGGAAGACTTGTGCGCCCAGCGCATCCGCATCCGTCTGTGCAAGGGCGCCTATCTGGAGAAGCCCGACGTGGCCTTTCCAGACAAGCGCGACGTGGACGCGAGCTTCATCCGAAGCATGCGCGTGCTGCTCGACAGCGGCGTGTATCACGGCATCGCCACGCACGATGAGCGGATGATTGAAGCCACACTGGACCACGCCACGCGGCGGGGCCTGCCGCGCGGCGCCTTCGAGTTCCAGATGCTCTACGGCATCCGGCGGGACTTGCAGGAACGACTCGTGAGGGAGGGTCACCCGGTGCGCATCTACGTCCCCTACGGACGGCACTGGTACCCCTACTTCATGCGCCGCCTGGCCGAGCGCCCCGCCAATCTGGGCTTCCTGCTGCGCAACCTGGTACGTGGGTAG
- a CDS encoding tryptophan 2,3-dioxygenase, producing MPGPMNTRDLEPGIITDLAGRTTYGDYLQLDRLLSAQVTRSQPPHHDELLFIIQHQTSELWMKLLIHELGACIRYVQADRLEPSFKIFARVAHIQRMLFEQWSVLETLTPNEYLEFRDTLGSSSGFQSFQYRALEFLLGNKDPNALMPFRHVPSVHGELERLFESPSLYDEFLRHLSRMGHPVPQSHAQRDWRKPYEKSPDVVQVFRRIYEDPEAHWDAYEMCEKLVDTEERFQLWRYRHMMTVMRIIGFKQGTGGSSGVGFLRKALDLRFFPELWDVRTELSPPAPSRHRTP from the coding sequence ATGCCCGGGCCCATGAACACACGCGATTTGGAGCCTGGAATCATCACCGACCTGGCCGGACGGACCACGTACGGTGATTACCTGCAGCTCGACCGACTCTTGTCGGCCCAGGTGACGCGCTCACAGCCGCCTCACCACGACGAGCTGTTGTTCATCATCCAGCATCAGACGAGCGAGCTGTGGATGAAGCTGCTCATCCACGAACTGGGCGCCTGCATCCGTTACGTGCAGGCCGACCGGCTGGAGCCGTCGTTCAAGATTTTCGCCCGCGTGGCGCACATCCAGCGGATGCTCTTCGAGCAATGGAGCGTCTTGGAGACGCTCACGCCCAACGAGTACCTGGAGTTCCGCGACACGCTGGGCAGCTCCTCGGGTTTCCAGAGCTTCCAGTACCGTGCGCTGGAGTTCCTGCTGGGCAACAAGGACCCGAATGCGCTGATGCCCTTCCGCCACGTGCCTTCCGTGCACGGCGAGTTGGAGCGGCTGTTCGAATCCCCCAGTCTGTATGACGAGTTCCTGCGCCACCTGTCGCGCATGGGACACCCGGTGCCGCAGAGCCACGCGCAGCGCGACTGGCGCAAGCCTTACGAGAAGAGTCCGGACGTGGTGCAGGTGTTCCGCCGCATCTACGAGGACCCCGAGGCGCACTGGGACGCGTACGAGATGTGCGAGAAGCTGGTGGACACCGAGGAGCGCTTCCAGCTCTGGCGTTACCGCCACATGATGACGGTGATGCGCATCATCGGCTTCAAGCAGGGCACGGGCGGCTCGTCCGGCGTGGGCTTCCTGCGCAAGGCGTTGGACCTGCGCTTCTTCCCGGAGCTGTGGGATGTGCGCACGGAGCTGTCGCCGCCCGCGCCTTCCCGGCACCGCACGCCCTGA
- a CDS encoding ABC-three component system protein — protein sequence MDPNARAFYESRFEIAFLRKKGEAFQDFFSTIMEMGYPSDFQRVRPWGRLGDRKNDGYLGSKRMLFQVYAPNELASAETVRKIHEDFTEALPYWKAHFSTWVFVHNAENGLGPAVLKKLLELEAANSHLKVLRWGFEQLRAEVFLLPESSLARLFGPAPTAQSMDALGISDLRPILEHIPRLPAPSDADLRPVPADKLQRNLLSEHAADLLKLGMRRASLVGRYFDARPDPTERDAIAQALRVRYEELRRTALSPDQVFAALQEFVHSVRAPTPAQHAAVVTVLAYFFEECDIFERTPQQAESVERAAQKVES from the coding sequence TTGGACCCAAACGCACGAGCCTTCTACGAGTCGCGCTTCGAGATTGCTTTCCTGCGGAAGAAGGGGGAGGCGTTCCAGGACTTCTTCTCAACCATCATGGAGATGGGGTACCCGTCCGATTTCCAGCGAGTCCGGCCATGGGGTCGGCTTGGGGATCGGAAGAACGACGGCTACCTCGGGTCCAAGAGGATGCTCTTTCAGGTCTACGCACCGAACGAATTAGCTTCGGCGGAGACGGTACGAAAGATCCACGAAGACTTCACCGAGGCACTTCCATACTGGAAGGCGCACTTTTCGACGTGGGTTTTCGTCCATAACGCGGAGAATGGGCTGGGACCTGCGGTTCTGAAGAAGCTGCTGGAACTTGAAGCGGCGAACTCCCATCTGAAAGTGCTCCGCTGGGGCTTCGAGCAACTCAGAGCTGAGGTTTTCCTCCTGCCTGAGTCGAGCTTGGCTAGGCTGTTTGGCCCTGCGCCAACTGCGCAAAGTATGGATGCGCTGGGTATTTCAGACCTGCGACCGATTCTGGAGCACATCCCTCGTCTTCCGGCGCCGTCCGACGCGGATTTGCGGCCCGTCCCTGCCGATAAGCTGCAGCGCAACCTGCTCTCGGAACATGCAGCAGACCTGCTGAAGCTCGGGATGCGGCGTGCCTCGCTAGTTGGTCGGTATTTCGACGCGCGCCCAGACCCTACTGAACGTGATGCGATCGCGCAGGCACTGCGAGTCAGGTACGAAGAGCTTCGGCGGACAGCCCTTTCTCCAGACCAGGTCTTCGCCGCTCTCCAGGAGTTCGTGCACTCGGTGCGTGCACCAACCCCTGCGCAACATGCCGCAGTCGTGACTGTGCTCGCCTACTTCTTCGAGGAGTGCGACATTTTCGAGCGCACACCTCAGCAGGCGGAGTCAGTCGAGCGCGCAGCCCAGAAGGTGGAGTCATGA
- a CDS encoding ABC-three component system middle component 6, with amino-acid sequence MILPTKGIRADRALLSVGADVLRLLDEPKTVSRIWDEVRSAWEMRDGASRLSFDWFVLALDLLYVLGAVEMAQGRLSRRTSRTESKRLNPASSPSEGLGT; translated from the coding sequence ATGATTCTGCCGACCAAGGGAATCCGCGCAGATCGGGCGCTATTGAGCGTCGGGGCGGACGTTCTACGTTTGCTCGACGAACCCAAGACGGTATCTCGAATCTGGGATGAGGTGCGGTCTGCATGGGAGATGCGGGACGGCGCGTCCAGGTTGAGCTTTGACTGGTTTGTTCTGGCCCTCGACCTGCTCTACGTCTTGGGGGCTGTGGAGATGGCGCAAGGGCGGCTCTCGCGCCGCACGTCACGCACGGAGTCGAAGCGCCTGAATCCGGCAAGCTCTCCGTCAGAGGGCCTTGGAACATGA
- a CDS encoding alpha/beta fold hydrolase, giving the protein MLEALSPRTGSVASPPLVPDVEDIQKGYAHLHCEQRPVRGTPVRLFTFPEGNTDETRTVVCLPGLGASGRSFAPMEPLATTLRLLLWTPPLRTPATHTPLLWNLALLDHAESGLPGRFALLGSSYGSLLSIAYALAHPERVKALVLVSPVASVHRIRRLALTLSTLVRSPRPLAYLLAPTVARVLGGLSLPAEGRAEIVREARRLSPVELLRRLRDVLAADYLSRLHALQVPTLVIQGGRDLLVPRRAARDVAEHIPGARLELIRSASHLPYMSHPDAFNALAGDFLRRHLD; this is encoded by the coding sequence ATGCTTGAAGCCCTCTCACCCCGCACGGGGAGCGTCGCCAGTCCGCCGCTCGTCCCGGACGTGGAAGACATCCAGAAAGGCTACGCCCACCTGCATTGCGAACAACGTCCGGTGCGAGGCACACCGGTACGTTTGTTCACCTTTCCGGAAGGCAACACGGACGAGACACGCACCGTGGTGTGCCTTCCGGGGCTGGGTGCGAGTGGACGTTCGTTCGCGCCCATGGAGCCCCTGGCCACCACCTTGAGGCTGCTGTTGTGGACGCCGCCGCTGCGCACGCCCGCCACCCATACCCCCCTGTTGTGGAACCTGGCGCTGCTGGACCACGCGGAGTCGGGGCTGCCGGGGCGCTTCGCGTTGCTGGGCTCCTCCTATGGAAGCCTGCTGTCCATCGCCTATGCCCTGGCGCACCCGGAGCGGGTGAAGGCGCTGGTGCTGGTGTCCCCGGTGGCCAGCGTGCACCGCATCCGCCGGCTGGCGCTGACGCTGTCCACCCTGGTGCGCTCGCCCCGGCCCCTGGCCTACCTGCTGGCCCCCACCGTGGCGCGGGTGCTGGGAGGCCTGAGCCTGCCCGCGGAGGGGCGGGCGGAAATCGTGCGCGAGGCCCGGCGGCTGTCTCCAGTGGAGCTGCTGCGCCGGCTGCGAGACGTGCTGGCGGCGGACTACCTGTCCCGGCTCCACGCACTCCAGGTGCCCACGCTCGTCATCCAGGGCGGCAGGGACCTGCTGGTGCCCCGCCGCGCCGCCCGCGACGTGGCCGAGCACATCCCCGGCGCGCGCCTGGAGCTCATCCGAAGCGCCAGCCACCTGCCCTACATGAGCCACCCAGACGCCTTCAACGCGCTCGCCGGGGATTTCCTCCGGCGGCACCTCGACTGA